One part of the Mariniblastus fucicola genome encodes these proteins:
- a CDS encoding sigma-54-dependent transcriptional regulator, translating into MIDGTPKLKVLLIDDQPDSLNAMSSRLESEGYAPIATSDAQSAWQHLDDGVAVVVTELDVAKTKGVEVVRFAKQHAPHAIVIVVSAEPDIGLAVAAVREGAFDYLTKPVDPSDLVHRIEMALSRRRMAAEIASLHLQLNEKHGLQNMVGNSPAMRSLYEKIRLVADTRSTVLVTGESGTGKELVARSIHHLSKRKNESCIPINCAAIPETLVESELFGHEKGAFTGATDRKQGFFEAATKGTLFIDEIGELELGLQAKLLRAIENRTIMRVGSTKETSVDVRLVAATNRDLAEHVKNGHFREDLFYRLKVVELKLPPLRQRKEDIALLVQHFIAEISADAERPVRDIDTEALEMMKNYSWPGNVRELRNTLEGMIVLSMKPVIEASDLPTHISNHNESQAIIKPGMTMSEIEKEAIRRTLQHTGGNRTKSAEILGISLRTLQRKVKEFGL; encoded by the coding sequence ATGATCGATGGGACGCCAAAACTTAAAGTTCTTCTTATCGACGACCAGCCAGACAGCTTGAATGCCATGTCCAGTCGACTGGAATCGGAAGGCTATGCGCCGATCGCGACTTCCGATGCTCAGTCCGCGTGGCAACATTTAGACGATGGTGTTGCGGTCGTTGTGACAGAATTGGATGTTGCGAAAACGAAAGGCGTCGAAGTTGTCCGATTCGCAAAGCAACATGCTCCGCACGCGATCGTGATTGTCGTATCAGCGGAACCAGACATCGGTCTTGCGGTCGCCGCGGTTCGCGAGGGAGCGTTTGACTATCTGACCAAGCCCGTTGATCCGTCGGATCTTGTTCATCGAATCGAAATGGCTTTGTCGCGTCGTCGCATGGCGGCGGAGATCGCTTCTCTACATTTGCAACTGAATGAGAAACACGGTCTTCAGAACATGGTCGGAAACAGCCCGGCGATGCGTTCCCTATATGAGAAAATTCGACTGGTGGCCGACACACGCAGCACCGTGCTTGTGACTGGTGAAAGCGGGACAGGAAAGGAACTGGTTGCTCGATCGATTCACCATTTAAGCAAGCGAAAGAACGAGTCCTGTATTCCGATCAACTGCGCCGCGATCCCGGAAACGCTTGTCGAAAGTGAACTTTTTGGACACGAAAAAGGTGCTTTCACCGGCGCGACGGATCGCAAACAGGGATTCTTCGAAGCCGCAACGAAAGGGACGCTTTTTATCGATGAGATTGGCGAACTGGAGCTTGGTTTGCAAGCCAAGTTGCTTCGCGCGATCGAAAATCGAACGATCATGCGAGTCGGCAGCACGAAGGAGACGTCTGTCGATGTTCGACTGGTCGCGGCAACGAATCGGGACCTCGCAGAGCATGTCAAAAACGGTCACTTTCGTGAGGACCTGTTCTACCGACTTAAGGTGGTGGAGCTAAAGCTGCCGCCACTTCGCCAGCGCAAAGAAGACATCGCACTTCTGGTCCAGCACTTCATTGCCGAAATTTCTGCCGACGCTGAGCGACCCGTCCGGGACATCGATACGGAAGCTTTGGAGATGATGAAAAACTATTCGTGGCCAGGCAACGTTCGCGAACTAAGAAACACGCTCGAAGGCATGATCGTGCTGTCGATGAAGCCCGTCATCGAAGCCAGCGATCTGCCGACCCACATTTCCAACCATAACGAGTCCCAGGCCATCATCAAGCCCGGCATGACGATGTCGGAGATCGAGAAAGAAGCAATCCGCAGAACGCTTCAGCACACCGGCGGCAACCGTACCAAATCTGCAGAGATCCTTGGCATCAGTTTACGAACGCTGCAGCGCAAAGTGAAAGAGTTTGGATTGTAA